A region of Desulfolithobacter dissulfuricans DNA encodes the following proteins:
- a CDS encoding NAD-dependent epimerase/dehydratase family protein, translated as MTTEIKKTDTVQRRPIIEVQEKRLGVLIGGSGLIGGTLAHYFKTKTPDDIEIRAPSSKKLSIRNSEDIRTYLRRVKPDFVINTAIAALDSDAQLAFEVNYLGTVNLARACTALNIPYIHMSSAATLPNGENLTEDDHLPLSPTLNNYAKSKLMSERTLKFMGQHRGLDYTVIRLAIVYGEHDHKIQGFHRLFFTIADEAMPFMITKRGIKHSYTNCNKVPYFVHHVLDNRDEFRGETYHFVDREPVELAELILTIRSYLELKRPREIYIPYPVIRSGKYFLERLAKVLNWFGIIVRLPPELMFLENFYKSQTLCTDKLRASSWVDPDPDETIYTALPRLVIYYLTRWGHLNLITTFNEEFFGDNELEEDFRNSPRELLNSIHEDSTAPFYDILDQDTRPRN; from the coding sequence ATGACAACAGAGATAAAAAAAACAGATACCGTCCAGAGGCGGCCCATCATCGAGGTCCAGGAAAAACGGCTCGGGGTCCTGATCGGCGGCTCCGGCCTGATCGGCGGCACTCTTGCGCACTATTTCAAGACCAAGACGCCGGATGATATCGAGATCCGGGCCCCCAGTTCCAAGAAGCTCTCCATCCGGAACTCCGAGGATATCAGAACCTACCTGCGCCGGGTCAAGCCGGATTTTGTCATCAACACCGCCATCGCCGCCCTGGATTCCGATGCCCAGCTGGCTTTCGAGGTCAACTACCTGGGCACGGTCAACCTGGCCCGCGCCTGCACGGCCCTCAATATCCCCTACATCCACATGAGTTCGGCCGCCACCCTGCCCAATGGCGAAAACCTGACCGAGGATGACCACCTGCCCCTGTCGCCGACCCTGAACAACTACGCGAAGTCAAAGCTCATGTCCGAGCGGACCCTCAAGTTCATGGGCCAGCACCGGGGACTTGACTATACGGTGATCCGGCTGGCCATTGTCTATGGCGAACATGACCACAAGATCCAGGGTTTTCACCGGCTCTTCTTCACCATCGCCGATGAAGCCATGCCCTTCATGATCACCAAGAGGGGGATCAAGCATTCCTACACCAACTGCAACAAGGTACCCTATTTTGTCCACCATGTGCTGGACAACCGGGACGAGTTCCGGGGCGAGACCTATCATTTCGTCGACCGGGAACCGGTGGAGCTGGCCGAACTGATCCTCACCATCCGCTCCTATCTGGAGCTCAAACGGCCCCGGGAGATCTACATTCCCTACCCGGTGATCCGTTCGGGCAAGTACTTCCTGGAACGGCTGGCCAAGGTCCTCAACTGGTTCGGCATCATAGTCCGGCTGCCGCCGGAGCTGATGTTCCTGGAAAATTTTTACAAGTCCCAGACCCTGTGCACGGACAAGCTCCGGGCCTCGAGCTGGGTCGATCCTGATCCCGACGAAACCATCTATACCGCGCTGCCCCGGCTGGTGATCTACTACCTGACCCGGTGGGGACACCTGAACCTGATCACCACCTTCAACGAGGAGTTTTTTGGCGATAATGAGCTGGAAGAAGATTTCCGAAACTCACCCCGCGAGCTGCTCAACTCCAT